The following proteins are encoded in a genomic region of Brachypodium distachyon strain Bd21 chromosome 1, Brachypodium_distachyon_v3.0, whole genome shotgun sequence:
- the LOC106866882 gene encoding uncharacterized protein LOC106866882: MPINERNLEAAPELEGYEDKKMKVAEKSDKSEQGQKQTPKTKKVRRKLESGRRSNGDAGTVLGEKRREEGGWAVKEEEEKEVVIDYFNNLFRSINNGDANVILDAVEPRVTGEMNNFLSTPYTENDVREAMFSIGHLKASGPDGMCAIFYKNYWDIVGDRVTSEVLNVMNGGKIPDGWNDTIIALIPKVKKPNNIKDLRPISLCNVIYKIIAKLVAKRLKLILPDIISESQIIRVKVYGDLTSEIVPGRGLQQGDPISPYLFLLCAEGLSALLFKAERDGLIQGVKICIAAPRISHLFFADDSLILCRAKEGDARALKVALQVYECFSSQVINKNKSAIMFSPNTNATEKGIVMSTLSSQHETTNDRYLGMPVHVGKSKTRAFNF, from the exons ATGCCGATAAATGAAAGAAATCTAGAGGCTGCCCCTGAGTTAGAAGGTTATGAGGACAAAAAGATGAAAGTGGCAGAGAAAAGTGACAAATCAGAACAAGGGCAGAAACAAACTCCGAAGACAAAAAAGGTGAGGAGaaaactggagtctgggagaAGATCAAATGGAGATGCTGGTACTGTGCTAGGAGAGAAGAGG CGAGAGGAAGGGGGCTGGGCcgtgaaggaggaggaggagaaagaagtGGTGATCGATTACTTCAACAACCTGTTTCGGTCTATCAACAACGGTGATGCGAATGTTATTTTGGACGCCGTTGAGCCCAGAGTTACAGGGGAGATGAACAATTTTTTGAGCACACCCTACACTGAGAATGATGTGAGAGAGGCCATGTTTTCCATTGGACATCTGAAAGCTTCTGGTCCCGATGGGATGTGTGCCATCTTCTATAAGAATTACTGGGACATTGTGGGCGATAGAGTCACTAGTGAAGTACTAAATGTGATGAATGGTGGCAAAATTCCAGATGGCTGGAATGATACCATTATTGCTTTAATtccgaaagtgaagaagccGAATAATATCAAAGATCTGAGGCCGATTAGCTTGTGCAATGTCATTTATAAGATTATTGCCAAGCTGGTGGCAAAGAGGCTGAAGCTTATCCTCCCCGACATCATCTCTGAATCCCAAA TTATTCGGGTGAAAGTTTATGGGGACCTCACTAGTGAAATTGTTCCTGGGAGAGGGCTGCAGCAGGGCGACCCAATATCCCCCTACCTCTTCCTGTTATGTGCGGAGGGGCTCTCAGCACTGCTGTTCAAGGCTGAGAGGGATGGTCTAATCCAAGGCGTCAAAATCTGTATTGCTGCTCCTCGAATATCACATCTGTTCTTTGCAGACGACTCCCTCATCTTATGTCGGGCAAAGGAAGGGGACGCCAGGGCCTTAAAGGTGGCGCTCCAGGTGTACGAGTGTTTCTCGAGCCAAGTTATCAACAAGAACAAGTCTGCGATCATGTTTAGCCCCAATACCAATGCTACTGAGAAAGGGATTGTTATGAGCACTCTTTCTAGTCAACATGAGACTACGAATGACCGTTATCTAGGCATGCCCGTCCATGTGGGGAAGTCGAAGACCAGGGCGTTCAACTTTTGA
- the LOC100833820 gene encoding histone H1, translated as MSTEVAAPDVPATQAEAAAADPVVDAPEATDAAAKPAKENKAKAKKPAAPRKPRANPSHPPYAEMVSEAISTLKERTGSSQYAIAKFVEEKHKAHLPPNFRKLLLVQLKKLVAAGKLTKVKSSYKLPPTRAPAAAKPKPAAKAAAKPKPKAKAPAKTTKAAAKPKAKAPAKTTKVAAKPKAKAPAKAPAKTTTKAAAKPKPAAKAAAKPKAKPAAKAKPAAKPAAKAAVKTKATAAPARGRPAKAAKTSAKDAPGKKAAAPAPAKKPAGRKPPTKRSTPVKKAAAPARKVPSRKAKK; from the exons ATGTCGACCGAGGTTGCTGCGCCCGACGTCCCGGCGACTCAGGCggaggcagccgccgccgaccccgtcgTGGACGCCCCGGAGGCCACCGACGCCGCAGCGAAGCCGGCCAAGGAGAACAaggccaaggccaagaagCCCGCCGCCCCCAGGAAGCCCCGCGCCAACCCCTCCCACCCGCCCTACGCCGAG ATGGTGTCGGAGGCGATCAGCACGCTGAAGGAGAGGACGGGGTCGAGCCAGTACGCGATCGCCAAGTTCGTCGAGGAGAAGCACAAGGCGCACCTGCCGCCCAACTTCCgcaagctgctgctggtgcagCTCAAGaagctcgtcgccgccggcaagcTGACCAAGGTCAAGAGCTCCTACAAGCTGCCGCCCACGcgcgcccccgccgctgccaagcccaagccggccgccaaggccgccgccaagcccaAGCCGAAGGCCAAGGCGCCTGCCAAGAccaccaaggccgccgccaagcccaAGGCCAAGGCGCCAGCCAAGACCACCAAGGTTGCCGCGAAGCCCAAGGCCAAGGCGCCTGCCAAGGCCCCAGCCAAGACCACcaccaaggcggcggcgaagcccaagccggctgccaaGGCTGCTGCGAAGCCGAAGGCCAAGCCTGCCgcgaaggcaaagccggctGCCAAGCCGGCCGCGAAGGCGGCGGTCAAGACGAAGGCGACCGCTGCTCCAGCCCGCGGCCGCCCCGCCAAGGCAGCGAAGACGTCAGCCAAGGACGCGCCTGGGAAGAaggccgccgccccggcgcCCGCGAAGAAGCCCGCCGGCAGGAAGCCGCCCACCAAGCGGTCGACGCCGGTGAAGAAGGCCGCCGCTCCGGCCAGGAAGGTCCCGTCCCGGAAGGCCAAGAAGTAG
- the LOC100836895 gene encoding 40S ribosomal protein S15, with translation MADVDVEPEVAAGQPKKRTFRKFSYRGVDLDALLDMSKEDLVQLFPARIRRRFNRGLKRKPMALIKKLRKAKSDAPAGEKPEPVRTHLRNMVIMPEMIGSVIGIYNGKMFNQVEIKPEMIGHYLAEFSLSYKPVKHGRPGIGATHSSRFIPLK, from the exons ATG GCGGACGTTGATGTCGAGCCCGAGGTTGCCGCCGGCCAGCCGAAGAAGAGGACGTTCCGCAAGTTCAGCTACCGCGGCGTGGACCTCGACGCGCTCCTTGACATGAGCAAGGAGGACCTTGTCCAGCTATTTCCTGCGCGCATCCGCAGAAG GTTCAACAGGGGCCTGAAGAGGAAGCCCATGGCGCTCATCAAGAAGCTGCGCAAGGCG AAAAGTGATGCCCCTGCTGGGGAGAAACCAGAGCCTGTGAGGACCCACCTCCGCAACATGGTCATTATGCCTGAGATGATCGGAAGTGTTATTGGTATCTACAACGGCAAGATGTTCAACCAGGTAGAGATCAAGCCTGAGATGATTGGCCACTACCTGGCAGAATTCTCCCTCTCGTACAAGCCAGTCAAGCACGGGAGGCCTGGTATTGGTGCCACCCACTCCTCACGGTTCATTCCCCTCAAGTAG
- the LOC100835580 gene encoding protein WRKY1, producing the protein MEGVEEANRAAVGSCKKLVASLARSGGDPFRPTAGGAETDEAVAMFGKVVTILSNRVGHARARVGAGRKRSSPPLDPSCLLEYHPPPPNNGFRVHGHGSCTPAPPPPPPPVTSKDVLPAAEVDYRAMFLETPLLDLNGCTATAPATATASSSIVAMAAPVQQINTSKSPAVTTNPPPLPPCATKIQFHQHLNQQQQQQQQGKRVQFEQQQKAAPGGGGGEKQQFHMEMAPRSKEPEVISFSFDNNSACTSSASFFTSISSQLISMSDAAAAPAPRTKAAGCGKKGEVDADGRCHCPKKKKPREKRVVRMPAISDKVADIPADNYSWRKYGQKPIKGSPHPRGYYRCSSIKDCPARKHVERCRGDAGMLIVTYENDHNHAQPLDLSTLPSNSEA; encoded by the exons ATGGAGGGCGTGGAGGAAGCCAAccgggcggcggtggggagCTGCAAGAAGCTCGTGGCTTCCCTCGCGCGCTCAGGCGGCGACCCCTTCCGAcccacggccggcggcgccgagacCGACGAGGCCGTCGCCATGTTCGGCAAGGTGGTCACCATCCTCAGCAACAGGGTCGGCCATGCCAGGGCCAgggtcggcgccggccgcaaacggagctcgccgccgctcgatCCCAGCTGCCTCTTGGAGTATCACCCACCACCCCCCAATAATGGCTTCCGTGTCCATGGCCATGGAAGCTGCactcctgctccgccgccgccgccgccgccggtgacgagCAAGGATGTGCTGCCGGCGGCCGAAGTTGACTACAGGGCCATGTTCCTCGAGACGCCGCTCCTGGATTTGAACGGCTGCACTGCTACTGCTCCTGCTACAGCTACAGCTTCATCGTCCATAGTGGCCATGGCGGCCCCCGTGCAGCAGATCAACACCTCGAAATCCCCCGCCGTTACTACtaatcctcctcctcttcctccttgcgcCACCAAAATCCAATTCCACCAGCATCTtaatcagcagcagcagcagcagcagcaggggaaGAGAGTCCAGttcgagcagcagcagaaggccgctccgggcggcggcggtggcgagaaGCAGCAGTTCCACATGGAGATGGCGCCGAGGAGCAAGGAGCCGGAGGTGATCAGCTTCAGCTTCGACAACAACTCGGCGTGCACCTCCTCGGCGTCCTTCTTCACCTCCATCAGCAGCCAGCTCATCTCCATGTCCgatgccgcggcggcgccggcgcccaggACGAAGGCGGCGGGATGCGGCAAGAAGGGCGAGGTCGACGCCGACGGCAGATGCCACTGCCCCAAGAAGAA GAAGCCGAGGGAGAAGAGGGTGGTGAGGATGCCGGCGATCAGCGACAAGGTGGCGGATATACCGGCGGACAATTACTCCTGGAGGAAATACGGCCAGAAACCCATCAAAGGCTCTCCTCATCCAAG GGGATACTACAGGTGCAGCAGCATCAAGGACTGCCCGGCGAGGAAGCACGTGGAGCGCTGCCGCGGCGACGCCGGGATGCTCATCGTCACCTACGAGAACGACCACAACCACGCCCAGCCGCTCGACCTCTCCACGCTACCCTCAAATTCAGAAGCCTGA